The genomic stretch GTAAAAACCTGTTCATTGATGCCGGGCACAAAATCGTCGAGCTGGCTAAACGTTTCTATTTCGACGACGACGAATCCGTCCTGCCGCGAGCAATCGCCACCTACCCCGCTTTTTGCAATGCGATGACGATGGATATTGCGATGGGCGGGTCAACGAATACCATCTTGCATTTGCTGGCGGTCGCTCAAGAAGCTGAGGTTGATTTCACCCAAGACGACATTGACCAGTTATCGCGCAGAGTGCCATGCCTGTGCAAGGTAGCGCCGAACTCGAAACGGTATTGGATAGAAAACGTGCACCGCGCCGGCGGGATACCGGCGATTCTTGGCGAGCTAAATCGCGCCGGACTGCTGAGCGGCGAGGTGCATTCGGTACACCACGCTAGCTTGCAAGCATTCCTCGACGAATGGGATATTCGCGGCGGAAAAGCCGACGACAAGGCTAAACGGGTGTTTCATGCGGCACCAGGCGGGGTACGCACAACCCAAATGTTCTCGCAATCGGCCACTTGGGAATCCCTCGACTTGGACGCCGAGAATGGCTGTATCCGCTCAATCGAGCACGCCTACACCACAGACGGCGGGCTAGCAGTTTTGAAAGGCAATATCGCCGCCGATGGGTGCGTGGTGAAAAGCGCGGGCGTACCCGAAGATCAGTGGGTGTTCAGTGGGCCGGCCAAGGTCACCGAATCCCAGGAAGAGGCTTGTGAAGCGATTATTAACGGGCGCATTCAGGCTGGCGACGTTGTTGTCGTCCGATATGAGGGGCCGAAAGGCGGGCCGGGTATGCAAGAAATGCTCTACCCGACCAGTTATTTGAAAGGTGTAGGGCTTGGCCCCAAATGCGCACTGATCACTGACGGGCGGTTCTCTGGCGGCTCATCTGGGCTTTCACTAGGGCATATCAGCCCGGAGGCGGCCTCTAAGGGGGCTATCGGCCTGGTACGTGACGGCGACATCATCTCGATAAACATCCCCGAGCGCAGTATCAACGTCGAATTATCGGACGAGGAATTGGCGCGCCGCCGCGCCGAACAGGATGAGGTTGGCTGGCACCCCGCCCACCGCGACCGCCAAGTTTCCACCGCGCTAAAAGTGTTCGCCACCCTCGCCCAATCCGCCGACAAGGGTGCCGCCCGCCGCCGGCTGGACTAGGGGTATGGGGATAACGCCAAGCCGATAGTGAAAGGCGCTCAAGGAGCCTTTCGAGAAGATAGCTCTGTAGCATGGCCTGCGCTGGAATCCCAGCCTCTTTGGCGCTGTTGTTTATACGCGCCTTAAGTTGCATGGCGTTGTTAGTTTTCACAACAGCACCTCCAGATAGGTTCGAATTTTGCGTTCGACATTCAACCGACGCGCATAATCCACGAGCTTCGTCGGGTTGCGTTCTGGACTTTTCATGTACGTTCGCATGGCTGGCGTAAATACTTGACTATCAACCACCCGTTGACCGCGCACAAGGTCACACAGCGTTCTCTCCAGGTTGTAGGCCTTAACAGTGTTGCCATACACGGTGACAGCCTCACTTAAGCCGAGATCAAGGACGTCATCAGCACAGGAGCGGCACACGATTTGCGCAGCCCTGGCAGCAGTAGCGTTGTAGCTTCGCGGGAAGGTCATAGTGAACGAAAACGGTGCCCGATCTGTCATACCATGCAAAAAAAGAGCGGAATCGTCAGAAAAAACCCCGCGCGAAAACCTATGTTGCGCCACATAGAAGGGGTCTTCCCATGTTTCCGGAAGTGCATAAAGGCCACGATCAACTTGCATAAGCTGCCCAGCGTTAATTGCCTCAGCTAGTTTTCGTCTGGGAATACCGGCAGCAGTAACCTGAGCCGACGTGACGTAGCCGTTATCGCCCGTCGCGAGATTCACTAGAGTCTGCATAACACCCCCTGTACTTCTATGCTTAATATTTTCACATATTAAGCATGAATGTACAAGATGACTGCCGCGTAAGTGCGGGGGTTTGGGGTGGAAGAGCCGGATTAAAACGCAAAGGCGACAGCGCAAAACGAATCATGTTAACCAGGTAAATCGGCTTGTCGCGGGGATTCCTGTCAACAGTTATCGCAATGAACTAAAAGCGGACAAAACTCAAAAACTTAAGAGAATCCTTGGGTGGATAGCCTGTTTCGCGACGATGGTAACCGCTAGACTAAGGAAAATAAAACCGTAATTTACGTCATTTGTGACACATCGCAGTGTCGCCAATTTTGCATTTCCAACATGGGAATGCGGCTGAAAGGAACTCACTATGTCAGGTGAGAAGACAGCTTTAGAAAGCTCACGTGCCAACGGCTTAGTGATCCGAAGCGCCATTGTGGCGTCCATCGGTGGCTTGATTTTCGGATTCGACACCGCCGTCATTTCTGGCACAACAAAATCATTAACCGAAGTGTTCTCGCTCTCACCGCAGTCGCTCGGCTTCACCGTTGCCTCAGCAACAATCGGCACCATCGCCGGCGCGTTGGCAGGCGGCGGCCTAGCCGATAAATACGGGCGAAAGAAATTGTTATTCGTTATCGGCTTACTGTTCTTAGTTGGCGGTCTTGGTACCGCTCTAGCGCCGGCCTCGGCCTACTGGCTATTCCTCGGCTCGCGATTCCTTGGCGGGGTCGGCGTTGGCATGGCCAGCGTGTGCGCACCTATTTATATCGCGGAAATTGCTCCGGCACGACAACGCGGGCGTCTTGTCGGTTTAGTGCAATTTAATATCGTGTTAGGTATTTTGGTGGCCTACGCCTCGAACGCCATCATTCGCGCAATCGTCCACGGGGATACCGCTTGGCGATGGATGCTCGGCGTCATGGCAGTGCCGTCAATTGTGTTCTTGCTGTTGCTGTTTACCGTGCCGGAAACTCCGCGCTGGCTAATGGCTCAAGGACGCGAAGACGAGGCTGAACATATCAGCCTTAAGCTGTGTTCAACCACAGAGGAATCCGACCTGGAGCTGGCGGAAATCAGAAGTCAGATTGAGCGTGACCGAGCCCAATCTAAGACGAAAGTGCGTTTCTTCTCCAAGCGCTATCGCAAGGTGATTCTGATGGCTATTGCGATAGCCGCTTTCAACCAGCTATCGGGCATTAATGCGATTCTTTACTACGCGCCGATGGTTATGCAGGAAGCGGGCGCGGGTGAGAATGCGTCCTATCTCATGTCTATCGCGGTTGGTTTCATGAATCTTGTCGCAACAATGACCGCGCTAACTGTTATCGACAAGCTCGGACGCCGCACTCTAATGCTCGTCGGCTCTATCGGATACCTAGTCAGCTTGGGTTTCTTAACTTTCGTAATGTTCAGGTTTGAGGGCAACTTCACCTCCGGCTCGTCCATCATGGTGCTGGTCGGGTTGCTGGTGTTCATTGCGGCGCACGCATTCGGCCAAGGCTCAGTTATTTGGGTGTTCATCTCGGAAATCTTCCCGAATAAGGTGCGCGGCGCCGGTCAGTCCGTCGGCTCAGCAACCCACTGGACTTTCGCGGCCATCACTTCCGGCATTTTCCCCTCGATGATTGCGTTCCTGGGCGGCGGTTGGTCGTTCCTAGTGTTCTTCCTGTGCATGTGCGGTCAGCTAATCTGGGTGCTTAGAATCATGCCGGAAACCAAGGGAATCCCGCTAGAGGAAATGGCCGAGAAGCTAGGTGTGGAGTAAGTCATGACAGAAATTAAAACGTTAGGGCGTCCAGTGCTATGCCTGGGCGAGGCGCTCATTGACGTCATTAACCGCGACGGGACAATCGAAGAAAAGGTTGGCGGCTCGCCGCTCAATGTGGCTTGTGGGCTAGCTCAACTCGACCACCCCACGCTAATGGGGTCTTGGTGGGGTAACGACCAACGCGGCCAACTCATCGAGGAACACTTAACAGCCGCCGGCGTTGGGGTTGTGCCCGGCAGCGGCCAAGCAGATAAGACGTCGATAGCCAACGCCATGATCGACGAGTTAGGCCAAGCCAGCTACACATTCGAGATGGATTGGCAACTGCCGCCCCTGCCCGACGCCTCAGAGATTAGTCACCTACACACTGGCAGTTTCGCCGCGACCTTGGAGCCGGGCGCGTCGTCCGTACTGGCGGCAGTAAAGTCGATGGCCATTCGAGGGACGGTCAGTTACGATCCGAATGCGCGCCCATCGCTAATGGGCAGCCCCGAGGACGTGCGTCCTCGAATCGAGGAGCTAATCGGCCTATCAGACCTTGTCAAAGCCAGTGATGAGGACATCGCTTGGCTCTACGGGGAAGATACCCCCGTAGAAGCTGTACTGCGCAAATGGAAGAGCCTAGGGCCGGGGCTAGTCATAGCTACGCGCGGACCTTGGGGCGCCTATGCGCTATGCGCCGGAGACCGGGACATGCTAGTTGTAGACCCACTAAACGTCGAAGTCGCGGACACCGTCGGCGCTGGGGACTCATTCATGGCTGGGCTAATTTCGGGCTTATTAGACGCTGGGCTACTCGGCTCAACCGAAGCCAAACGCCGATTGCGACAAGCACGACTGGGAGATGTTCGCGAGGCTTTACACCGTGCAGTCATCACCTCTGGGCTGACAGTTAGCCACGTCGGCGCCTACTCGCCTGACCGCGTCGAAGTTAAGAGCGTAAAAATCGCCGACCCGACACTTTAAGCAATGTTTATTACTATTTATTAAGGTGACAATTTTGGAGCAAATGCCAATAGAAGATAATTGGACATAGCATTTGCATAATTATCGGCTACCATTGCAGCCGTAAATAACAGTTTGTGGTGCAATAAAAGGCGGCAGAAATAAATGACAACGGATTCCAATTTTTCGGCATCCAGACGGCTAATTCTGCTAATTGGGAGCATTGCGGCAGCTATTTCATTAATAATAATCGGAATAAACGGCAGCCTCGCGGCGCGCGAGGCGGAGGAAACCGTCCCATATGCGCCAAGAGTAGACGAATCTTCCTCGGCCACGCCTGCCCCAACATCTAACTTAGTGAAGGCCTGCGACGGCACCCCGCTAGCGAAACCGACTGGTGACGTTGCTGAAAAGATCCAAAAAACTGCTGATGAATACGGGGTTCACGTTGAGGCAGCGTGGGTTGACCCGACGTCCGGCGTCCAGCGCGTCGGTGGAACAGCGGGGCTAGAGGCCTGGTCAACCGCTAAAGTTCCGATAGCTTTAGCGGTTGTAGGTCAAGGACGCGGCGAAGAGTTTAGGCACGAGATAGCCGAATCCTTGCGAATCTCAGATAACGACGACGCCGTAACCTTGTGGGAATCGCTGGGGCCTGACGAAATGACTCGCGCCGAAGCAGTAGACAGCGTATTGCGCAATGCTGGAGACAACAACACCCTATTCAGTAAAACTGACAGCTCACAACAAGAATTCGGGCTGACCATTTGGGACGTTAGCGACCAGGTTATCTTCTTAGAAAATATGCCCTGCCTAACGGGAGCCGACCAAATAATCAACGATTTATCTAATATTGATGAATCCCAAAAGTGGGGCATAGGTATATTGCCAGGCACGGTTTTCAAAGGCGGGTGGGGGCCTAGCCAACACGGGTTCGTGTCGCGGCAATTTGGCTGGTTCATCAATAAAGAAAACGCGCGAGTAATAGTGGCAATTGCGGTGCTCGCTGACGATGAGGACAGTGCCCACGACACTTTGACAGCCATCGCAAAAGCTCTAGCCGAATAGTGCAAAGGCGCTCAAGAGGGGCGGGCGACCGACTAAGGAAAATCTGGCTGGAGCCCCGGTAAAACCCGCATTCAGCTAAGGAAGAATCTCGCGGACGACCGGAATTTTGCGAATCACCCAGGCGCCAAACACGGCGATAATCACAATCCCAAAAGGTGCTAGCAGCCGGTAGGTCAATGAATAGCCAATACCGTCGAAAAGTCTGGCTAGCGTACGTACCACGTAGATGTGCAGTAAATAGATACTCAGCGTGTAGGTGCGCAGCGTGTTTGTTAGCCAAGCGAGTGGCTTGTGTTTCATTATGTGTGGGGTGGCGTACCTGATAAAGACGAAAACCGCTATGGAGTAAAGGACACACGGCACATTTTGATACCCCTTGAATACGCCAGATATCTCGCCCGCTGGACGCGAGTAGATGAACGTGCCGAACATGTGCATAGCCAGGCCAAACACGCCCAAAACGTAGATAACTATCCTGGCTTTAGGGGCGATCTCGTAGCGGCTAATCAGATAACCAACCGGAACATAAAAGAGGTAGCCCGCAACAACTCCCACGGACAGCCCGGTAGCAAGCTCCTTGCCGGTAACCCCAAGCAGGAAAGGCGGAAGGATATTCAGCAAAAATCCGGCAACCGCCAAATAGGTAAATAAAGTTTTGCGTTTTTCGTCCGGAACAGCGGCGAAGAGCGGAAGAGATAGGTAAATGCAAAACAACGGAATAAAGAACCAATAAATATCAACCAAACTACCGTTTAATAGGCCAGAGATAATGAACTTTGGAGTTATGTCTTGAGGGGAAACATATCTTAGAGGATAAATTTTGTAAGCAAGACCAATGAGACTCCAGGCGATAAAAGGCACTACAGCTCTTCTGAAACGCTTTATAAAATACGTTTTGATACCGTACCGTTTATTGAAATCCATTAATGTAGCGGCAGAAATCATGAAAAATACCGGCACCGCAAAATAACAGACAGTCTCTATCACATTCGCGCTTTTCCAAAATAGAGTATCCGGTTGGTAGTCCCAAAAAACATAATTAGTGTGCAACATAACGACGGCAAATGCTGAAATGACGCTAGCAACATTTATGTAATCCAGTTTTTCACGCTGCTTTGTTTCAACACTCATTAGTCACCTATCTCACTCTTATCTGGCATTTTTTCTAACGACCATTGCACGATGAACGCTAAGAATCATAACGGCGCAAGACACCACCACAAACCCCGCCACGTCAGGCACACGAAAATTCGCGTCTAACACTTGGCTGACGCAGAGCTAGGGTTGCTGAGTGTGTCCGTCCACTGCGAAAAACAATGTCCAGGGATCGGGATAATAGGCCAACCCTCAACTGAACCCTCAACTCAACCCTCAATAGTGGTGTGTTGTGTTGAGGGTTCAGTTGAGGGTCCATATGATAAGAATATGCAAATGCCATCGACGGAGGCAGAACTAAAGCAACTTATAGAACTTCTAAAAGTTCAAGGGCAAGACAGCCAGCAGATTGAGGTTAAATCTGCGGCCGGAGGGTTGCCGAAAACTGTTGCGGAAACCTTGTCGGCATTCAGCAATGGCCTTGGCGGGTTACTGATACTGGGGTTGGACGAAGAGAACGGCTTTCTACCGGCAAGAAAGTTTAAGGCAAAGAACATATCCGATGCGCTAGCTGGAGTGTGCAGCGACAATCTAGTGCCGCCGGTTAGGGCAGATATTGAAATTATCAATCATGACGGTTCGCAATTAGTCATGGCACAAGTCCCGCCACTTCAGCCCAAAGACAAACCGTGCTACATAAAGACGAAGAACGTTTATGGCGGCTCTTTTATCCGAACAGGCGATGGCGACCGTAAACTATCGGCCTACGAAATTGATCGGCTAAAAGAAAATGAAAGACAGCCAAACTGGGATGTTGAACTCGTTGAAGAGGCCGGCCTAGACGCGCTCGACGATGATTTGGTGAGCGCCGTCCTAGACAGAGAGCGACAAAATCATCCTCGATTATTCGCTAAGCTGCCAGACGAAACTGCGATGATGAAACTTCGCATAATAGGAAAATCTGCCAATGGCATTCTTCACCCCACCTTGGCAGGATTGTTATGCCTAGGCGAATACCCGCAAGAGTTTTTCCCGCGCCTGACAATAACTTATGCGGTATTTCCCGGCTCAACTAAAGCGTCAGCAATCACTGGGCAACGTTATTTAGATTCGGGGACGCTGGTCGGGCCAATACCTTCCTTAGTAGAGGACGGGGTAAATGTTGTTATGAAAAATATGCGGATTGGTGGTGTTGTCCGCGGGGCTTTCAGACATGATTTATTTGATTACCCTCCCGCAGCAATACGTGAGGCACTAACCAACGCCTTAATGCACAGAGACTATTCACCGGCTGCACGCGGCACTCAAGTACAACTCAATATGTACGCTGACCGACTAGAAATAATCAATCCTGGCGGACTATTCGGCACAGTAACCATTGAATCCCTTGGCACGACCGGGCTGTCGTCATCCAGAAACCAGTTCCTATCACATCTACTAGAAATGACCCCCTATGGCGAAGGCGGATTTGTGGCAGAAAACCGTGGAACCGGTTACCAAGAAATAATGACCCAACTGGAGCGAGAAATGCTCCCGCCAGCTATACCTGTTGACCGCCTAGACAGTTTCAGCTTGACTTTCGAGAGGCGACGCATGACTTTGGCAGAGCAGGGTGCTGCCGCTGGGATGTCCTCCCGCGAAAAAATTCTTGAGTATTTACGTTCGCACTCAAGTGCAACTAGCCGCGAGTTAGCGGGTGCAGCCGGAATAGGAGTGGGTGGGGCACGAGCCGTTCTCAATAAACTATTAAAAGAAGGCTTAATCTATCGGACAGAGCCTAGTAGCAGCCCTAAACAGCGATACAAGATGAGCTAAGTAAGCTTCTGGCAACTCTGCGCAAAAGCATTTGTTAGGCGCGTTAGAAAGCCATCAATAGCCAACCCTCAACTCAACCCTCAACTCAACCCTCAACAGTGGTGTGTTGTGTTGAGGGTTGAGTTGTGGGTTAACCGTTCCTTACCCCGCGCCGATAGCGACAACTGTCACCGACCCTCTTCACTAGCCAATTCAGCAGGTGACATGATGACGACCAAACCCCTAACGCTTAAGCGTGCAGTACCTCTTCGTGGCGGTGCGAGTACCCCTCTGGTTCAAGCTGGAGTGTGGTGTGCAGCAGTGCCACCTGGTGATGTTCACTCAGGCAAGTTTCGGCGTCTCGCAGCACTTCAATACTGTGGCCGTCCTCGAAACAGTCCTTAGGCAGTACGATATGGGCACTGAAGACTGGCAAACCTGTCCCAACAGTAGAGGCATGCACGTCGTGGACGTCCATGACATGAGGAAGGCTCAATAAGTGAGTGCGAACTTCCTCCAAATCAAGGCCTTTCGGGGAAAACTCCATCAAAATCCTGCCAGCAGACTTAAGAATCATTATCGCCCTAGGCACGATCAACGCAGCGATCACCAAGCTTGCTATCGCATCAGCTGCAAACCACCCAGTGGTAGAAACGACGATTGCGGAAACAATCACCGCCAGCGAGCCGAGTGCATCGTTTAACACTTCAAGAAATGCTGCCTTGAGGTTTAGATTCTTATCCCTAGCCCCGGACAACACAACTAGGCTCGCGATATTTCCCGCCAACCCGACGATACCGACGAACAATAGGCCGCGCCCGTCGATAGTGGGTGGGTCGGTTAAGCGTCGCACCGCTTCAACAACCGCGTAAGTGCCCACCCCAATCAGCACCATCGCCTGACAAGCGGCCGCGATCACCTCAGCCCGCGTCCAACCCCAGGTGCGGCTAGCAGTGGTTGGCTTTGCGGCTAATTTGGCAGCTATCAGAGCCATCGCTAACCCCGCTAAATCGGTAAGGACGTGCCCCAAATCAACAACAACCGCCAGACTAGACGTCAAAGCAGCGCCGATAATCTCAACAACAAATACGGTGAAGGTCACGATAAGCGCGAACCAAAGTCTGCCAGTCACGGCCGGATAAGAATGCTGATGCTGATGCGACATGAACTTTCTCCTCGCGAACGATACCGGCGAACCTACTTGGTTTGTTGACGGTGGTTAGCGTCGTCAACACGACTAAAGTCTCTAATCTTTACGAGTAGACACCTGCCTCAGATTGGCTTAGGCAAACCTAACCTAAACATCAGGCTAGGCGTTGTGGCAGCTTAGGTCAACCCCCCGCTGACTCAACATTGCGAGTCTGGCGACCGACGTGACTCGCTGCTAAAATTAGCCAGCAGATGAGCTTGGCAATTGTGCCGTTTTCTAACAAGGAGCTACTTTCCGATGACTTTCTGATCTCTACTCAGCCCAGCTGAGACGCTGCCCAGTAGTTCTTGCGTCCTGGAGATCATCATGTCTGCTATTCATCTTGATAATATTTCTTTTTCTTACTCATCTGTGCCGTTGCTAAAGAGACTCAGTTTGCACGTCAGCGATGGGGAGCGCGCCTGTTTGATTGGTCCCAACGGCTGCGGAAAAACGACGTTGCTCCGCATCACTTCAGGCGACCTGTTACCAGAGCAGGGAACCGTCAAAATCGACGGGGTAAATACTGATTTGTCCTACTTACCGAGCACTGAAAAATTCAACGGGACTGTCGAAGATTACCTTAATGCCGCGCTGCGTCCACTGCGAACCATTGCTGCTCAGTTTTACGATGTCTCTGCCAAAATTGAGGAGAGAACCAGTCTTGTTGAAGTAGGTCGAGACTATGACCGGTTACTTGCTCAGATGACAAGTTTCGACGTTTGGGCGCTCGATGCTCGAGTTGATGAGGTGCTATCCGGTCTCGGCTTGGAGATGTTTGCCGGGTCAAGGCGTAACAGAGGTTGGGGAACATTGTCTCCTGGCCAACGCCGTCGCCTTCAACTAGCAGCGACTCTTATCGTTAAACCAGAAGTGTTGATTCTGGACGAACCTAGCAATCATCTCGATGCTGACGCCGTCAGTTTCCTAACCCAGACAGTTAACAACTGGGGCGGTGCAGTCCTGATGACAAGCCATGACCGAGCGTTCATCGAAGATACCGCAACAGTTATTTACGACATGGACGTGGAGGTGTGGAATGCGCTGGCTAAAGCTAAAAGCATGAATAAGGACGTCGGTCTTTACCAGTGTAGGGGCACCTACTCCAAGTATCTTGCTGAAAAGGCTAGTGCCCGCCGTAGACATGCTGAAGTGCATGCCGTCCAACAAGCCGAAAAACGTAAGCTGCGAAAGCATCGGCAGGCAGCCAGCAAAATCTCTAGAGGCGGTGTTCGGTTGGCTAACGCTGAGGGTAAAGCAAAAAAGTTCTTTGCTGACCGTGCTGCCACGACGGCTGAACGTCGGATCCGAAACGACGATAACCGGTTAGAGACTCTCATTAGCCAAGAAGTACGTAAACCCCGTAGCTATGACTTGTCGTTCCCGTTTGAGCAACCAGCCAGCCGCACGGGGGTAGCAGTATCTGCCAGGCGAGCCGCAGTGAAGCACCGTTTGGCGCCCGTCAGTTTCGACCTCACCTACGGCGAGCACCTGCTTGTCACCGGGGCTAATGGGGCAGGTAAATCCACGCTACTGAACTGGATCTATACCGGGCAGCCGCCCAATGATGCCGATGCTAGTGGGACAATCTCCTGCGACAAGCCGGTCAGTATCGTTCCTCAACACCTACCGCTTAAGCACGATCCGGGATTCACCACGGAAATTTGGCACATGGGAATCGGTGAAATCGGAAAAGGAATACTGCACCCGTCACTTTGGGTAACCCCGGTTCCTGAATTGTCTGCCGGTAATCAACGCAGAGCGCAAATCGCAATAGCGCTCGCAACAGCCCCAGCCATACTCATCATTGATGAACCAACCAACTATCTCGACTTGGATGCAATGCAAGCGTTAGAAGAAGCGCTAATCAATTGGACGGGGACACTGATTATCGCCAGCCACGACCGATGGCTCATTAACCACTGGCAGGGCAGAACAATCCATACCCACTAGAACTCGACTTCGGGTTAATGATCGAAATATGTGGACAGAATCATCATTTTTTTGGGTCTGACCAAGGGTTTAGGGGTTCACATAGGCTGTGAGGGCACGCGACGTCACGGGTGCTGGAAATCAGCCGTATATGGTCAATTGCGGTGATGATCCTCGGTGCGTGAACGTTTGCTTCCAAGAAGTCTTTATCCCCCCCCGTGACCAAGACGTCGGCTCCGCAAGCAATCGCGGCGCGCAAAAATTGCGTAACGTCAATTATCAAGGAGTATCGCGCTCTGCGTTTTTGGCTCTCGTTTCGAGCCTTTTGATGGTTTCTAGATAGTCCCGCTCGACCTGAGAAAGTGTATGTGTCTGATATTTGCGGTACTCAGTAGTTGCCTTTTTGATCGCATTCTGATGACTAACTTTTCCGGCTCCTTGGAGTTGCTGTTGCCCAGTTGCTGCCAGAATGCTGTCAAGGTGCTCAACGTAGTCGCTCATGTGCATAGGACGGTGATTCATAGCTTGAACTTCCGCAAAATCAAAATAACCGGAAACAAGACGATTCAGCACCCTGAGCTCGTCCTCTTTCAAGTAGTTCTTAGCCACCTTCACTTCCGCGAGCGTGGGTTGGCCGCCCTTGAAAGTAGTCAGTCCCATGAAAGGCTTGGAAGCGTCCGCCCGCTCATGAATTATTTCCGCCGCTGTGTGCCCGTGAGCCGCGTAATGCAACTTGTTCTGAACCATCTTGAAAAACGCAATCGAGTCTTGGCTTCTCGGGTCGTAGTCCACACTGGTGGCATACAGATCCAACACTTGTCGGTACATAACTTTTTCCGAGGAGCGGATATCACGAATCCGCTCGAGAAGTTCATACCAGTAAGATCCGCCACCGAGGCTCTTAAGTCGCTCGTCATCTAAGGTGAAACCTTTGAGAAGGTACTCTTTTAACCTCTCAGTCGCCCAACGTCTAAACTGCGTGGCAGTCTTTGATCTAATCCGGTACCCCAGGGAAATAATCATGTCAAGGTTGTAGTGCGGTAGTACTCTCGCTACCTTGCGGCTACCCTCAAGACGAACCTGTCGGAATTCCCGACAGGTTGCCTCCTCGTCCAATTCTCCCTCGGCATAGATATTGCCGATATGTTCCACAACATTAGACCTAGAACTCTGAAAAAGCTCCGCCATCTGCTGCTGCGTGAGCCAAACCGTCTCACCCTCAAGCCTGACCTCAATACTGACCGGGCTCTCAGGATCCTGATAAATCAGCATCTGCCCGTTTGACTCAGCGGGTCGTTCACCGTCCTCTACGGTCATGGAACTGCCCTCCATACGAAAATATCTATTCAGGTTACTTGCGTTCGCCCATAAGTAACTAACTCACACCCCATCAACCACTAAATGTTTCCTGCCGCAATCGTTCGCGAGTTTTCTGATCAAGCAAGCTTTTAGGAATACCTTGAATCGCACCCTCAAGAGCAAGTAACGAGTGCAGACAGGTGAATTGAGGGTGAACACGCCACCACGCCTCTACGCTGCCTACGTCGGCTAGCTTCTCAGGGGAGTCAATCCCTACCTCGATAAGTGCCTGCGCTAGCTTCGGCCCGATATTTGGAAGATCAGTCAAGTCATTCATCAGCGCTCCATTCTTCCAGCCCGAAAGCACTTAGCGCAATCTCAAATCCTCGCTTCATTACCGCCAGATCCTCCGGATTAACCTGATGCGTTCGCAGCCGTACCGGCCCTACCAGTGGCACCCTCGACACAAGATGGAATGGATGGTGGAGGCTGACGCGAGTTTTGGGGTGTAGCCAGTTGCGTATCCCCATATCAGGTTCCTCCTTATGGTTTTAGGATGGGTGTCATGAAGTTCGGAATGCGTAAACCCTCGCT from Vaginimicrobium propionicum encodes the following:
- a CDS encoding carbohydrate kinase — translated: MTEIKTLGRPVLCLGEALIDVINRDGTIEEKVGGSPLNVACGLAQLDHPTLMGSWWGNDQRGQLIEEHLTAAGVGVVPGSGQADKTSIANAMIDELGQASYTFEMDWQLPPLPDASEISHLHTGSFAATLEPGASSVLAAVKSMAIRGTVSYDPNARPSLMGSPEDVRPRIEELIGLSDLVKASDEDIAWLYGEDTPVEAVLRKWKSLGPGLVIATRGPWGAYALCAGDRDMLVVDPLNVEVADTVGAGDSFMAGLISGLLDAGLLGSTEAKRRLRQARLGDVREALHRAVITSGLTVSHVGAYSPDRVEVKSVKIADPTL
- a CDS encoding type IV toxin-antitoxin system AbiEi family antitoxin domain-containing protein, with protein sequence MQTLVNLATGDNGYVTSAQVTAAGIPRRKLAEAINAGQLMQVDRGLYALPETWEDPFYVAQHRFSRGVFSDDSALFLHGMTDRAPFSFTMTFPRSYNATAARAAQIVCRSCADDVLDLGLSEAVTVYGNTVKAYNLERTLCDLVRGQRVVDSQVFTPAMRTYMKSPERNPTKLVDYARRLNVERKIRTYLEVLL
- a CDS encoding acyltransferase; amino-acid sequence: MSVETKQREKLDYINVASVISAFAVVMLHTNYVFWDYQPDTLFWKSANVIETVCYFAVPVFFMISAATLMDFNKRYGIKTYFIKRFRRAVVPFIAWSLIGLAYKIYPLRYVSPQDITPKFIISGLLNGSLVDIYWFFIPLFCIYLSLPLFAAVPDEKRKTLFTYLAVAGFLLNILPPFLLGVTGKELATGLSVGVVAGYLFYVPVGYLISRYEIAPKARIVIYVLGVFGLAMHMFGTFIYSRPAGEISGVFKGYQNVPCVLYSIAVFVFIRYATPHIMKHKPLAWLTNTLRTYTLSIYLLHIYVVRTLARLFDGIGYSLTYRLLAPFGIVIIAVFGAWVIRKIPVVREILP
- a CDS encoding sugar porter family MFS transporter translates to MSGEKTALESSRANGLVIRSAIVASIGGLIFGFDTAVISGTTKSLTEVFSLSPQSLGFTVASATIGTIAGALAGGGLADKYGRKKLLFVIGLLFLVGGLGTALAPASAYWLFLGSRFLGGVGVGMASVCAPIYIAEIAPARQRGRLVGLVQFNIVLGILVAYASNAIIRAIVHGDTAWRWMLGVMAVPSIVFLLLLFTVPETPRWLMAQGREDEAEHISLKLCSTTEESDLELAEIRSQIERDRAQSKTKVRFFSKRYRKVILMAIAIAAFNQLSGINAILYYAPMVMQEAGAGENASYLMSIAVGFMNLVATMTALTVIDKLGRRTLMLVGSIGYLVSLGFLTFVMFRFEGNFTSGSSIMVLVGLLVFIAAHAFGQGSVIWVFISEIFPNKVRGAGQSVGSATHWTFAAITSGIFPSMIAFLGGGWSFLVFFLCMCGQLIWVLRIMPETKGIPLEEMAEKLGVE
- the ilvD gene encoding dihydroxy-acid dehydratase, translated to MGKLRSITTMEGRRMAGARALWRATGLKDEDFGKPIVAIANSFTQFVPGHVGLRDVGKIVADAVYEAGGVAREFNTIAIDDGIAMGHDGMLYSLPSREIIADSVEYMVNAHKADALVCISNCDKITPGMLIAAMRLNIPTIFVSGGAMESGNPYTKDDGTTSARLDLIDPMMASVSHEVSDDELARMEELACPTCGSCSGMFTANSMNCLTEALGLSLPANGTLLATHAWRKNLFIDAGHKIVELAKRFYFDDDESVLPRAIATYPAFCNAMTMDIAMGGSTNTILHLLAVAQEAEVDFTQDDIDQLSRRVPCLCKVAPNSKRYWIENVHRAGGIPAILGELNRAGLLSGEVHSVHHASLQAFLDEWDIRGGKADDKAKRVFHAAPGGVRTTQMFSQSATWESLDLDAENGCIRSIEHAYTTDGGLAVLKGNIAADGCVVKSAGVPEDQWVFSGPAKVTESQEEACEAIINGRIQAGDVVVVRYEGPKGGPGMQEMLYPTSYLKGVGLGPKCALITDGRFSGGSSGLSLGHISPEAASKGAIGLVRDGDIISINIPERSINVELSDEELARRRAEQDEVGWHPAHRDRQVSTALKVFATLAQSADKGAARRRLD